The genomic stretch AGAGATGATTCCGAGTGTTAAAATATAGAGGAGAGCCTTTACAGAGAGTGCCATCTTAATTCATGAAGAGTTTTGTCAACCAGCGTTATCCCTTGCCCAACTCTGAAATGTCTGTACAGATCCTCAGGGGCTGATCTTTACTGCATGTTTGTACTGTTCAGGTTGGTCTGAGCTGTGTTCCTGTCGTTAGGTAATAAAGGGCACTTTGGTGCTTACTGATCTGACCTGCCTGTGGGGCTTCCAGAGCAAGAGCAAAGTGGAATCACTGAGACCATAGGTGATAGGGGCACCTCTGGCTCACATATGGGCAGCCCACATATGGCAttattttgcttgtttctctccatttattcttaaatttaaaacttcgaattttctttgttttcaaaaacGAATTgacaatggaaattttttttttaacatctttattggagtataattgctttataatggtgtgttagtttctgctttgtaactaagtgaatcagctatacatatacgtatatccccatatctcttccctcttgcgtctcccttcctcccaccctccctaccccacccctttaggtggtcacaaagcaccgagctgatctccctgtgctatgcagttgcttcccactagctatctattttacgtttagtagtgtatatatgtccatgccacccgcatgacgggaataaagacacagacctactagagaatggacttgaggaaatgtctttttaaaaaaaacttttagccCACCGCTGCCACTACTGTAGCACTCAGGGCCCCTCAACACAGGCGGCAGAGGCGGAGGCCTTGGCAGCGGGATGGCCGACGTGACAAGCCCAAGGTGCTTAGGGCCGCTGGCGACGACAGCCCGCATCCACAGCCCGTGGAGCCACCGGGGGAAACCTCACCCAGCCGCGCAGGAGAAGCAGCCGCCGCAGCACAACGGCAGCTCCAATGGCGTTAAAATGGAGAATGGTGAATCAAAGAAGAGAAacctgaattaaaagaaaaatctgtaggAAATAAGAGGGCCAATGGATTTCATCCTCATTCAAAAGACAAGAATTTAGGCACTGGAGAAAAGAAGGGTCCAAATCGTAACAGAGTTTTTATTAGCAACATCCCATATGACATGAAATGGCAAACCATTGAAGATCTAATGAGAGGAAAAGTTGGGTCAGGTTACATATGTGGAGCTCTTTAAGGATGCGGAAGGAAAATCAAGGGGTTGTGGTGTGGTTGAATTCAAAGATGAAGAATTTGTCAAGAAAGCACTAGAAACTATGAACAAATATGATCTTAGTGGAAGACCCTTGAATATCAAAGAGGATCCTGATGGAGAAAATGCTCGTAGGACATTGCAACCAACAGGAGGATCATTTCCAGGAGGACAGGTACCCGACGTGGAATCGGGATTGATGAATTTACCACCTTCCATTCTCAATAATCCAAACGTTCCTCCTGAGGTTATCAGTAATTTGCAGGCTGATAGACTTGGTTCCACAATTTTTGTTGCTAATCGTGACTTCAAAGTTGGTTGGGAGGAGCCAAAGGAAGTGTTCGGCGTAGCTGGAACTGTAAATCGGGCAGATATTAAAGAAGACAAAGATGGCAAAAGCAGAGTAATGGGCACAGTCACTTTTGAACAGGCAATTGAAGCAGTTCAAGCAATTTCTATGTTCAAGGGGCAGGTTTTCTTTGATAGACCTATGCATGTGAAAATGGATGACGAGTCTGTCCCTCATGAAGACTACCATTCACATGATAGTAAAACACCACAATTACCACGTGGTCTTGCAGGCATTGGAATGGGACTTGGTCCATGTGGACAGCCTATTAGTGCCAGCCAGTTGAACATAGGTGGTGGAATGGGAAATTTAGGTCCAAGTGGTATGGGAATGGATGGTCCAGGTTTTGGAGCAATGAATAGAATTGGAGGAGGAATTGGGTTTGGTGGTCTGGAAGCAATGAATAACATGGGAGGATTTGGAGGAGTTGGTCAAATGAGAGAGCTATACTGTGGTGCGATGACTAGTAGCATGGAGAGAGATTTTGGACATGGTGATATTGGAATAAATCGAGGCTTTGGAGATTCCTTTGGTAGACTTGGTGGTGGAATGGGTGGCATGAACAGCGTGACTGGAGGAATGGGGATGGGACTGGATTGGATGAGTTCCAGCTTTGATAGAATGGGACCAGGTATAGGAGCTATCCTGGAAAGGACTATCAATATGGATCGAGGATTTTTATCAGGTCTGATGGGAAGTGGAATGAGAGACAGAATAGGCTCCAAAGGCAACCAGATATTTGTCAGAAATGTCATGTAAtgtttgcagaaataaaaatggagaatggAAAGTCAAAAGGCTGTGGAACAGTCAGATCTGATTCCCCAGGATCAGCTGAAAAAGGCTGCAGAATAATGAATGACATAAAAATCACTGGCAGAGAAATTGATGTTCGCTTGTATCATAATGCATAATTTGAAACCACAGTTGGAACATTCTTACGTCTGTTTTGCTGAATCTCCTagtaaaagtcattttttaaagtaatactgTATGCTTACAAAAGTtgtaaaaatgtactttaaaaactcCCACCAGCTTTTAACAGTATAGTGTTAAATATACTCTGATTTTTGTTAATCTCAGGTTTGGATTTTTAAAGACAGCAAGTCTGGTCATTCAGTTTAAATGAATGGTTATGctgtttttaatgaaataagccattttcatgttgttttcagTTCTACGTAGTGGGATTTGTT from Balaenoptera musculus isolate JJ_BM4_2016_0621 chromosome 3, mBalMus1.pri.v3, whole genome shotgun sequence encodes the following:
- the LOC118892545 gene encoding LOW QUALITY PROTEIN: myelin expression factor 2-like (The sequence of the model RefSeq protein was modified relative to this genomic sequence to represent the inferred CDS: inserted 4 bases in 3 codons; deleted 1 base in 1 codon), which gives rise to MALDFLLSQLAKGNGMSVLLPTAATTVALRAPQHRRQRRRPWQRDGRRDKPKVLRAAGDDSPHPQPVEPPGEXPHPAAQEKQPPQHNGSSNGVKMENGEXKEEKPELKEKSVGNKRANGFHPHSKDKNLGTGEKKGPNRNRVFISNIPYDMKWQTIEDLMREKLGQVTYVELFKDAEGKSRGCGVVEFKDEEFVKKALETMNKYDLSGRPLNIKEDPDGENARRTLQPTGGSFPGGQVPDVESGLMNLPPSILNNPNVPPEVISNLQADRLGSTIFVANRDFKVGWEEPKEVFGVAGTVNRADIKEDKDGKSRVMGTVTFEQAIEAVQAISMFKGQVFFDRPMHVKMDDESVPHEDYHSHDSKTPQLPRGLAGIGMGLGPCGQPISASQLNIGGGMGNLGPSGMGMDGPGFGAMNRIGGGIGFGGLEAMNNMGGFGGVGQMRELYCGAMTSSMERDFGHGDIGINRGFGDSFGRLGGGMGGMNSVTGGMGMGLDWMSSSFDRMGPGIGAILERTINMDRGFLSGLMGSGMRDRIGSKGNQIFVRNXHVMFAEIKMENGKSKGCGTVRSDSPGSAEKGCRIMNDIKITGREIDVRLYHNA